Part of the Myxococcales bacterium genome is shown below.
CACCATCTCGTCGTACGCCGACAGCCGCGTGATGTCGCTTGAGGTCAAAGTCGGTCAGCGCATCCACAAGGGACAGAAGCTCGTCGTCCTCGACCCTCGCTCGACGCAGCAAGAGCTCGAAGGCGCCAAGGGCGCGCTCGCCGCCGCCGGCGGCCAGGCCGGCGCCGCGGCCGCCGAGGCCCGCTTCGCGAGCCAACGGGCCAACCGAAGAAACGAGACCATCGACCTCGGCGGCGGACGAAAGATGTCCCTCGTCTCCGGCGAAGATCAGGGCCAGGCGCTCTCCGACCGCGCCGCCGCAGCGGGACGTGCAGCCTCCGCGGCAGGCTCGATGGCGCAGGCGCGCGCACGGATCAAGCAGCTCGAGCTCGCCCTCGAGAACATGGAGCCGATGGCGCCCTTCGACGGCGTCGTGCAGCAGATCATGGTCGAGACCGGAACGACGATTCACAACGGCCAGCCGCTCGTTCGGCTCGTCGGTGGCCAAGGGCTGCGCGCAAAGATCGCGATCCCGGAGGAGGCCGCTGGCGTTTGGCAAGGCCGTCGACGCGCGCAGCTCGACGTCGACATTCAAGGCCAGACGCGCACATTTTGGGCGGTCATCGATCAGGTGGCCCCGGAGGTTGAACCGGCCTCACGCTCCTTCTTCATTGAGGGACCAGTACCGGTGACGCCAGAAATGTGCGGCGGCGATTGCGTGATGCTCGGTGGGCGACCTGTGAAAGCGAGCCTCATTTCCGACAAGGAGTGAGCCCGCGCGCCGCCACGTGCGATACTCCATGTCGCCGTGACGACCCGCGAAGCAGGCGCCCTGGTGGCAGGACGGTACCGGCTCGAGCGACCGCTCGGCGCCGGTGGGATGGGCGAGGTGTGGGTCGCGACGAACATCGTGACGTCGGGCCGCGTCGCCTTGAAGTTCTTGAAGCCCGAATACGCCAAGGTGCCCGATCTGCGGCTGCGCTTTGTGCGTGAGGCGCGCGCCGCGAGCGCCGTGAGTCACCCGAACATCGTCACGGTTCACGATGTGCTCGACCTCGACAGCGAGTCGCCAGTGATGGTCATGGAGCTGCTGCAGGGCGAGGCCCTGAGCGAGCGACTCGCGCGCGAGCGAGCGTTGACGCTCGGCGAGGTCGCTCGCCTGCTCGTGCCCGCGCTCCACGGACTTCAGGCGGCCCATCGGGCCGGGATCGTTCATCGCGACCTCAAGCCCGACAATCTCTTCATCGTGCGGCATCCCGACGGGACCGAACAGACCAAGGTGCTCGACTTCGGCATCGCGAAGATGGTCGCCGCCGGCGAAGAGGACGTGGGAGGCGCGCTGACCAAGACGGGCGCCATGATGGGAACGCCCTATTACATGTCGCCGGAGCAGGCCTTCGGCGAAAAGAGCATCGACCATCGCTCGGACGTTTGGTCGATGGGCATCATCTTCTACCAGTGCTTGACGGGCATCCTGCCTACGGAAGCGGGCAATTTTGGCCAGATCGTGAAGATCATCACGATGCTGGGCATTCCTCCCATCGGCGAGCGCGCGCCGTCGTTGCCGTCTGACGTCGCCTCCGTCATCACGCGTATGTTGTCGCGCCTTGCCGCTGACAGGCCCGCCGATCTCGCGGACGTGGCCGCCATCCTGCAACCCTACGGCTCGGGAAGCGTCGCCGACACCAAGTACGTCGTCGCCGTCGCGGGAAAGATGCCCTCGTCGGGGCAAGGTCGGGCGCTGACGGCGCCGAGCTCCAACGGCATGGCGGCGTCCCTCGTCGAGCCGCCCCTCGTCTCACGACGGTGGGCCTGGTGGTTGATGGGGGGCGTGGCCACGCTTAGCGCGGTCACGCTGGCTGTCCAGCAGCGCGGCGCCACGACGACCAGCCCCCTGCAGCCGCCCGCAAGCACGGCGCAAGTGATGGCCGCTCCACCGGAAGCGAAGACCATCATGCCGCTTGCGGAACTCGCTGAGCGAGACGCGAGCGCGCCCGATACCGGTGCAACGACGACGCGCTTGCCGGTTAAGCTCGTGGCCAAACCGGAGGCGACGCTCGCGTCACCGGTTCGACCGCAGGCATCGAACGCGCCCTCGCCGAAGGCAGCAGAGGGTGCGACGCCCGCTGGGAGCGGACGCGTGTCCGACCGCCTCGCGCCAGCGCCCTTCTGATACCTTTGCCCCGTGCGCGTCGCCACCGGCCTCTTCGTGTTAGCCATGACGCTCGCGGTGACGGGCGCCTCGGCGCAAGACGACGACAAGAAGACGCAGGCGCGCACCGAGTTTCAGCGCGGCAGCGAGCTCGCGAAGGCGGAGTCTTGGGCGGACGCACTCGCGGCGTTCCAGCACTCGCACGAGCTCTTGGCGCACCCAAGCACGCTCTTCAACATCGGCATGTGCGAGCGCGTCCTCGGTCGCTTCACGCGAGCGCGCGAGAACATGAAGCGCGCCCTTGCCGACGCGTCGCTACCGGCGTCCCTGGCCGAGGAGGCGCGCACCTATCTCGCGGAGATCGAGCGCCTCTTGGCGCACGTCGAGGTCGAGCTGTCGCCGGCCGAGGCCGGCATCGCCGTCGATGGGAGG
Proteins encoded:
- a CDS encoding protein kinase encodes the protein MTTREAGALVAGRYRLERPLGAGGMGEVWVATNIVTSGRVALKFLKPEYAKVPDLRLRFVREARAASAVSHPNIVTVHDVLDLDSESPVMVMELLQGEALSERLARERALTLGEVARLLVPALHGLQAAHRAGIVHRDLKPDNLFIVRHPDGTEQTKVLDFGIAKMVAAGEEDVGGALTKTGAMMGTPYYMSPEQAFGEKSIDHRSDVWSMGIIFYQCLTGILPTEAGNFGQIVKIITMLGIPPIGERAPSLPSDVASVITRMLSRLAADRPADLADVAAILQPYGSGSVADTKYVVAVAGKMPSSGQGRALTAPSSNGMAASLVEPPLVSRRWAWWLMGGVATLSAVTLAVQQRGATTTSPLQPPASTAQVMAAPPEAKTIMPLAELAERDASAPDTGATTTRLPVKLVAKPEATLASPVRPQASNAPSPKAAEGATPAGSGRVSDRLAPAPF
- a CDS encoding biotin/lipoyl-binding protein; the protein is MATVLGAPLLGVLMTPKRENVAKAEEAQTEAVTSATAAAKPIPTSDFVGVLLSQQMATISSYADSRVMSLEVKVGQRIHKGQKLVVLDPRSTQQELEGAKGALAAAGGQAGAAAAEARFASQRANRRNETIDLGGGRKMSLVSGEDQGQALSDRAAAAGRAASAAGSMAQARARIKQLELALENMEPMAPFDGVVQQIMVETGTTIHNGQPLVRLVGGQGLRAKIAIPEEAAGVWQGRRRAQLDVDIQGQTRTFWAVIDQVAPEVEPASRSFFIEGPVPVTPEMCGGDCVMLGGRPVKASLISDKE